A region of Anaerosalibacter sp. Marseille-P3206 DNA encodes the following proteins:
- a CDS encoding ABC transporter permease, whose translation MKLKWISYPYVFWMILFIVIPLMLVLVFSFTTGDLPGDLTFTLENFKKFFQPLYLKVLGKSVDLALKSTLACLILGYPIAMIISKESIKKRNAMILLFVLPMWMNFLLRTYAWMTLLGKNGVINFLLTKMGFEPLNLLYNDSAVLMGMIYNFLPFMVLPIYSVLIKIDKSLIEAAEDLGASKLEVFSKVIFPLSLPGVISGITMVFMPALSTFVISRLLGGGQYYLIGNLVEQQFLLAGDWNFGSAISIIMMIFILIAMIITTKFDKDKEGGGLW comes from the coding sequence ATGAAACTAAAATGGATTTCTTATCCTTATGTATTTTGGATGATTTTATTTATAGTTATTCCACTTATGCTTGTACTTGTTTTTAGTTTTACAACGGGAGATTTACCGGGAGATTTGACATTTACTCTTGAAAATTTTAAAAAGTTTTTTCAGCCCCTTTACTTAAAAGTACTAGGGAAATCTGTAGATTTAGCATTAAAATCTACATTGGCTTGCCTTATTTTGGGTTATCCTATAGCTATGATTATTTCTAAGGAGAGTATAAAAAAGAGAAATGCTATGATTTTACTATTTGTACTTCCAATGTGGATGAACTTTTTACTTAGAACATATGCATGGATGACCTTGTTGGGTAAGAATGGAGTTATAAATTTTTTATTAACTAAAATGGGATTTGAACCACTTAATTTATTATATAATGATAGTGCTGTACTTATGGGAATGATATACAATTTTCTACCCTTTATGGTATTACCAATATATTCAGTACTTATAAAGATTGATAAAAGTCTTATAGAAGCAGCAGAAGATTTAGGTGCAAGTAAATTGGAAGTGTTTTCAAAAGTAATATTTCCACTTAGCTTACCTGGTGTTATTTCAGGAATTACTATGGTTTTCATGCCAGCATTAAGTACTTTTGTTATATCAAGACTTTTAGGAGGAGGACAATATTATTTAATAGGTAATTTAGTAGAGCAACAATTCTTATTGGCAGGAGATTGGAATTTTGGTTCAGCAATTTCTATAATAATGATGATATTTATTTTAATTGCCATGATAATAACTACTAAATTTGATAAAGATAAGGAAGGAGGGGGCTTATGGTAA
- a CDS encoding ABC transporter permease, with amino-acid sequence MVNKFLKRLYTTLIFLFLYAPIIILIVFSFNSSKSRGTWDSFTFKWYIELFKNQEIMKALYYTITIAILSAVISTVIGTFAAIGIYNMNYFGKKVVLNLNYLPVLNPDIVTAISLMTLFRFMNLELGFLSMLLSHITFCIPYVILSVLPKLKQMNKHLAEAAMDLGATPFYALRKVIIPEIMPGIITGALMAFTLSIDDFVISFFNTGSGVTNLSITVYSMARRGIKPEINALSSLMFITVLVLLLIINNRTSKDIERRGEM; translated from the coding sequence ATGGTAAATAAATTTTTAAAAAGACTTTATACTACACTAATTTTTCTATTTCTGTATGCTCCCATTATAATACTAATAGTTTTTTCATTTAATAGCTCTAAATCAAGAGGAACTTGGGATAGTTTTACATTTAAGTGGTATATAGAATTGTTTAAAAATCAGGAAATAATGAAGGCTCTTTATTATACTATAACAATTGCTATATTATCTGCTGTGATATCTACTGTAATAGGTACTTTTGCGGCAATAGGTATATATAATATGAATTATTTTGGTAAAAAAGTAGTTTTAAATTTAAATTATTTGCCTGTACTAAACCCAGATATAGTTACAGCAATATCTTTAATGACATTATTTAGATTTATGAATTTGGAATTAGGGTTTTTGTCAATGTTATTATCACATATTACATTTTGTATACCTTATGTAATTCTATCAGTACTACCTAAGTTAAAACAGATGAATAAGCATTTAGCTGAGGCAGCAATGGATTTAGGAGCCACTCCGTTTTATGCACTTAGAAAAGTGATTATTCCAGAAATAATGCCAGGTATAATTACGGGAGCGCTGATGGCTTTTACATTGTCAATTGATGATTTTGTAATAAGCTTCTTTAATACGGGCTCTGGAGTCACAAATTTAAGTATTACTGTATATTCTATGGCTAGAAGAGGGATCAAACCAGAAATAAATGCTCTTTCTTCCCTTATGTTTATTACAGTATTAGTATTGCTTTTGATTATTAACAATAGAACTTCAAAAGATATTGAAAGAAGAGGTGAAATGTAA